The following proteins are co-located in the Halictus rubicundus isolate RS-2024b chromosome 1, iyHalRubi1_principal, whole genome shotgun sequence genome:
- the D12 gene encoding YEATS domain containing 2 homolog D12, whose protein sequence is MSALKDHDPDYGPPVANNEKHQRLYEENARNNTAKKITAIIEKEFSQEINAKEKEVLEIQERLHRASKALHFLRYVIVADFYNRKQCQSSQNGEARQAQIHPAIKQLIGKSPKVCGSLLVSTNSTVKTQHSNVDDSIASYPVATCPSNTIACPILNSKQQSEKGISEDDPLRKRNNDTVDQSRPKKIPRYIPPKSGIPEPPCPSRGIRHKVRKRIIIGNISKWIPPEWREDAASHKWTMYVRGNKDNPEIDDFVGKVRFFLHPSYRPNDVVEVTAPPFCLSRRGWGEFPLRVQLHFKSALDKPMDIIHHLKLDRTYTGLQTLGSETLVDIWIYADARNSKPVAPSCSYDETNKSEAEKSETRFESNDDSNVKMVNDPRSDSHSNSDSDSDSDFDSNSDSGSKFQLGLKNNDSIVIIKQEEEETSLEINETFLNIEKSRFYVDLDHDYCGSNRLEENLTIDPCLSLKKETTSSTNKIVDENLEQVKANEERKSSEPSLSSKDEVDGNRTKALPSSCSKLQSNLRPLEISIPPLFETSNKHVLVLQNNKTFTVDIGIPRNDDQTRKPNNDSTTKPKASLTVSSRGMSLLKKPSCSSKANSVREAQPGLKLQFSKSILLNVNSNVPALKIAERRNLQDDHLVDAPRRSEHPEEFATRAVSENREDKELQLQPARQKITVGKDKHKLQSKKEFYDEAFRAIDAANIQDIEGLLRFIVRRMPMVTRDASDSDYKQLHPYACVTEKDFFEYTIAKRTACEWSRAKTIRCLLKNKAFPEQELWTVKEIMIWARLHGHTPFRFGSGLFSEQVKRPNNLIDSTVSRTTFTCSEPDAFCKWLEICPTRSYSQWFDSNSQQFHEHDVEVDIVDETFSEVEKKKSKGDMDFNERNLSASKIAVLEMETKSIPFHDFVCETAREIGVKLNHEEVLPSVVDCAASRAIMRVIECLVDDLVRMSLAKAWERCDNGYPKMIVLDDVRGALLNREEFDIFTNQGLGSKYGQTSTD, encoded by the exons ATGAGTGCCTTAAAAGATCACGATCCCGATTACGGGCCTCCCGTTGCAAATAACGAGAAACATCAACGACTTTACGAGGAAAACG CGAGAAACAATACTGCAAAGAAGATAACGGCCATTATCGAAAAGGAATTTTCTCAGGAAATAAacgcgaaagagaaagaagtCTTAGAGATACAGGAAAGATTGCACAGAGCGTCGAAAGCTCTACATTTTTTACGATACGTGATAGTTGCTGATTTTTATAATCGCAAGCAATGTCAGAGTTCGCAAAATGGGGAAGCAAGACAAGCCCAAATTCATCCTGCGATCAAACAATTGATAGGTAAATCGCCAAAGGTATGCGGTAGTTTGTTAGTATCGACGAATTCAACCGTGAAAACGCAACACAGTAATGTGGATGATTCGATCGCATCATATCCTGTTGCAACGTGTCCCTCGAACACAATTGCCTGTCCAATTTTGAATTCGAAGCAGCAATCCGAGAAGGGGATCTCCGAGGACGATCCCTTAAGAAAGAGAAACAATGACACCGTCGACCAATCGCGACCAAAGAAAATACCGCGATACATCCCGCCGAAATCCGGAATCCCGGAGCCTCCTTGCCCGTCGAGAGGAATCCGACACAAGGTCAGAAAACGTATAATCATTGGAAACATTTCAAAGTGGATCCCTCCGGAATGGAGAGAAGACGCGGCTAGTCACAAATGGACAATGTACGTCCGAGGCAACAAAGACAATCCCGAGATCGACGATTTCGTTGGCAAAGTCAGATTCTTTTTACATCCTAGCTACAGGCCTAACGACGTCGTCGAAGTGACAGCACCGCCGTTCTGTCTATCCAGACGTGGCTGGGGTGAATTCCCCTTAAGAGTGCAATTGCACTTCAAGAGCGCGCTCGATAAGCCAATGGACATAATTCATCACTTAAAGTTGGATCGCACGTACACCGGTCTGCAAACTTTGGGATCCGAAACTCTGGTCGACATATGGATCTACGCGGATGCTCGAAATTCGAAACCTGTTGCTCCGTCCTGCTCATACGATGAGACCAATAAATCAGAAGCCGAAAAATCAGAAACTCGTTTCGAATCCAACGACGATTCCAATGTCAAAATGGTAAACGATCCACGTTCGGATTCGCATTCAAATTCGGATTCGGATTCGGATTCGGATTTCGATTCGAATTCGGATTCGGGTTCAAAGTTTCAGTTGGGTTTGAAGAACAACGACTCGATTGTGATTATCAAACAGGAGGAAGAGGAAACTTCGCTAGAGATCAACGAAACTTTTCTGAATATCGAAAAATCGCGATTTTATGTCGACCTTGATCACGACTACTGCGGATCGAATCGTCTTGAAGAGAACTTAACCATCGATCCCTGCCTATCGCTCAAAAAGGAAACGACTTCGTCGACAAACAAGATCGTCGACGAGAACCTCGAACAAGTGAAAGCAAACGAAGAGAGAAAATCGTCGGAGCCTTCGTTATCGAGTAAGGACGAAGTCGACGGAAACAGGACAAAAGCGCTTCCGTCTTCTTGCTCGAAACTTCAGTCGAACCTCCGTCCTTTAGAAATCTCGATTCCTCCATTGTTCGAGACGTCGAACAAGCACGTGCTGGTACTACAAAACAACAAAACGTTCACCGTGGATATTGGAATTCCGCGCAACGACGACCAAACTCGTAAACCGAACAACGATTCTACGACAAAACCAAAAGCGAGTTTAACCGTATCGTCGCGTGGTATGAGCTTGTTGAAGAAACCGTCGTGCTCGTCCAAGGCGAATTCAGTACGTGAAGCTCAGCCAGGACTTAAGCTTCAGTTCTCCAAGAGTATTCTCTTGAACGTAAATTCGAATGTGCCTGCGTTAAAAATAGCCGAAAGAAGAAATCTACAGGACGATCATCTTGTTGATGCTCCCAGGAGATCGGAACACCCAGAGGAATTCGCGACGAGAGCCGTTTCGGAAAATCGAGAAGACAAGGAATTACAATTACAACCTGCGCGGCAAAAGATCACCGTGGGCAAAGACAAGCACAAACTGCAGAGCAAGAAGGAGTTCTACGACGAAGCGTTCCGCGCGATCGACGCCGCAAACATTCAAGATATCGAAGGCCTGCTGAGATTCATCGTCAGACGAATGCCTATGGTAACTCGAGACGCTTCCGATTCGGATTACAAGCAGCTTCATCCTTACGCGTGTGTTACCGAGAAAGATTTTTTTGAATACACTATCGCGAAACGAACCGCCTGCGAATGGAGTCGGGCAAAAACTATACGATGCTTGTTAAAGAACAAGGCGTTTCCGGAGCAAGAATTGTGGACTGTCAAAGAGATCATGATTTGGGCAAGACTCCACGGGCATACGCCTTTTCGATTCGGTTCTGGGCTTTTCAGTGAGCAAGTCAAACGACCGAACAATCTGATCGATTCCACCGTATCGCGAACCACGTTTACCTGTTCGGAACCCGATGCTTTTTGTAAATGGCTTGAAATTTGTCCGACTCGTTCGTACAGTCAATGGTTTGATTCCAATTCACAACAGTTTCACGAACACGACGTCGAAGTGGATATCGTCGACGAAACTTTCTCGGAGGTCGAGAAAAAGAAGTCAAAGGGGGATATGGATTTCAACGAGAGGAATCTTTCCGCCTCCAAGATCGCTGTATTGGAAATGGAGACGAAATCGATACCGTTTCACGATTTTGTCTGCGAAACGGCAAGAGAAATAGGCGTAAAATTGAATCACGAAGAAGTTTTGCCCAGTGTGGTGGATTGCGCAGCCAGTCGAGCAATAATGAGA GTCATAGAATGTCTTGTGGACGATTTGGTTAGAATGTCTTTGGCGAAAGCTTGGGAAAGATGCGATAACGG ATATCCGAAGATGATTGTTTTGGACGACGTACGTGGAGCTCTTCTAAATCGTGAAGAATTCGACATTTTTACGAATCAAGGATTAGGATCCAAGTATGGACAAACATCGACGGATTAA
- the LOC143365612 gene encoding uncharacterized protein LOC143365612 isoform X1, with protein MAEENTEICGFLDVKYLNGKCKVHKVKKRTLAPWKVWRRRWCSIKKLGPGLGIKVQLDYNISSNFNALPNDKDSSLTIPSDVIICRTQSRSKQFAFGIFPTKERKPLIYFAGTSETESQRWMANIRQLLRPRKNQFLPGSYSISMVDNAHSKASGLIGLYGDLVAGTMGMFIKDAHSGKEIETFEWKEFGQFHHSTAGHPEDVKCICVIHTTKEFRGGVGELHIFCLEAGKLLQELVTQGRGPRNKPIRRPWSLSEGDLRILKFEETQRNYSILSERIDARKLNKSRKGTIEHEQSCSKVHNKQAENVYQPEPFSVPNVTSNRGDWSSYPYDRRISDISVASGIYEEIADEVECGRATTSRFCMDQFFHNCRSDEPPPLPPRQRCASESMKGVRSQDVLISESGILSVMPNRNSGQSERNSFTLQKVADTCNYVPMSPRLKDITLHHLQSQTALQENDYVIMR; from the exons ATGGCCGAAGAAAACACTGAGATTTGTGGATTTCTAGATGTTAAGTATCTCAATGGTAAATGTAAGGTTCATAAGGTGAAGAAAAGGACTCTAGCTCCTTGGAAGGTTTGGAGAAGACGATGGtgttctataaaaaaattggGTCCTGGTTTGGGCATTAAAGTGCAACTTGATTATAACATTAGCAGCAACTTCAATGCATTGCCAAACGATAAAGACAGTTCGTTGACAATACCGTCGGATGTTATTATTTGTCGAACTCAATCTAGGTCTAAACAGTTTGCCTTTGGCATATTTCCTACCAAAGAAAGGAAGCCGTTGATATACTTTGCAGGTACTTCAGAAACAGAATCGCAACGATGGATGGCTAATATCAGGCAACTTTTGCGACCCAGAAAGAATCAGTTTTTGCCCGGATCTTATAGCATATCTATGGTGGATAATGCGCATTCCAAGGCATCAGGACTTATCG gaTTGTACGGTGATTTGGTAGCTGGTACGATGGGGATGTTTATTAAGGACGCTCACTCAGGCAAAGAGATAGAAACTTTCGAATGGAAAGAATTTGGTCAATTTCATCATAGTACGGCGGGTCATCCAGAAGACGTTAAATGCATTTGCGTAATTCATACGACTAAAGAATTCCGTGGCGGAGTCGGAGAGCTTCATATATTTTGTTTAGAAGCTGGCAAATTACTTCAAGAGTTAGTAACACAAGGTCGTGGTCCGAGAAACAAACCGATAAGGAGACCCTGGAGTTTAAGCGAGGGTGATCTTAGAATATTAAAGTTTGAAGAAACGCAACGAAATTATTCAATCCTGAGCGAACGAATAGACGCcaggaaattaaataaaagtaGAAAAGGTACTATAGAGCACGAACAATCGTGTTCGAAAGTCCACAACAAGCAGGCAGAAAATGTCTATCAACCGGAACCATTCAGTGTTCCAAATGTTACCAGCAACAGAGGAGACTGGTCGAGTTATCCTTACGATAGAAGAATTTCCGATATTTCAGTAGCTTCTGGGATTTACGAAGAAATTGCGGATGAGGTAGAGTGCGGTAGAGCAACAACTTCACGTTTCTGTATGGATCAATTTTTCCATAATTGCCGATCGGACGAACCTCCACCTTTACCACCGCGACAAAGATGTGCATCAGAATCGATGAAGGGTGTTAG GTCTCAAGACGTGTTGATTTCTGAAAGCGGTATTCTATCGGTAATGCCAAACCGAAATTCAGGACAGAGCGAAAGAAATAGTTTTACATTGCAAAAAGTTGCGGACACCTGCAATTACGTTCCCATGTCACCAAGATTAAAAGATATTACTCTGCATCACTTGCAGTCCCAAACTGCTCTGCAAGAGAATGACTATGTTATAATGCGATAA
- the LOC143365612 gene encoding uncharacterized protein LOC143365612 isoform X2, producing MAEENTEICGFLDVKYLNGKCKVHKVKKRTLAPWKVWRRRWCSIKKLGPGLGIKVQLDYNISSNFNALPNDKDSTSETESQRWMANIRQLLRPRKNQFLPGSYSISMVDNAHSKASGLIGLYGDLVAGTMGMFIKDAHSGKEIETFEWKEFGQFHHSTAGHPEDVKCICVIHTTKEFRGGVGELHIFCLEAGKLLQELVTQGRGPRNKPIRRPWSLSEGDLRILKFEETQRNYSILSERIDARKLNKSRKGTIEHEQSCSKVHNKQAENVYQPEPFSVPNVTSNRGDWSSYPYDRRISDISVASGIYEEIADEVECGRATTSRFCMDQFFHNCRSDEPPPLPPRQRCASESMKGVRSQDVLISESGILSVMPNRNSGQSERNSFTLQKVADTCNYVPMSPRLKDITLHHLQSQTALQENDYVIMR from the exons ATGGCCGAAGAAAACACTGAGATTTGTGGATTTCTAGATGTTAAGTATCTCAATGGTAAATGTAAGGTTCATAAGGTGAAGAAAAGGACTCTAGCTCCTTGGAAGGTTTGGAGAAGACGATGGtgttctataaaaaaattggGTCCTGGTTTGGGCATTAAAGTGCAACTTGATTATAACATTAGCAGCAACTTCAATGCATTGCCAAACGATAAAGACA GTACTTCAGAAACAGAATCGCAACGATGGATGGCTAATATCAGGCAACTTTTGCGACCCAGAAAGAATCAGTTTTTGCCCGGATCTTATAGCATATCTATGGTGGATAATGCGCATTCCAAGGCATCAGGACTTATCG gaTTGTACGGTGATTTGGTAGCTGGTACGATGGGGATGTTTATTAAGGACGCTCACTCAGGCAAAGAGATAGAAACTTTCGAATGGAAAGAATTTGGTCAATTTCATCATAGTACGGCGGGTCATCCAGAAGACGTTAAATGCATTTGCGTAATTCATACGACTAAAGAATTCCGTGGCGGAGTCGGAGAGCTTCATATATTTTGTTTAGAAGCTGGCAAATTACTTCAAGAGTTAGTAACACAAGGTCGTGGTCCGAGAAACAAACCGATAAGGAGACCCTGGAGTTTAAGCGAGGGTGATCTTAGAATATTAAAGTTTGAAGAAACGCAACGAAATTATTCAATCCTGAGCGAACGAATAGACGCcaggaaattaaataaaagtaGAAAAGGTACTATAGAGCACGAACAATCGTGTTCGAAAGTCCACAACAAGCAGGCAGAAAATGTCTATCAACCGGAACCATTCAGTGTTCCAAATGTTACCAGCAACAGAGGAGACTGGTCGAGTTATCCTTACGATAGAAGAATTTCCGATATTTCAGTAGCTTCTGGGATTTACGAAGAAATTGCGGATGAGGTAGAGTGCGGTAGAGCAACAACTTCACGTTTCTGTATGGATCAATTTTTCCATAATTGCCGATCGGACGAACCTCCACCTTTACCACCGCGACAAAGATGTGCATCAGAATCGATGAAGGGTGTTAG GTCTCAAGACGTGTTGATTTCTGAAAGCGGTATTCTATCGGTAATGCCAAACCGAAATTCAGGACAGAGCGAAAGAAATAGTTTTACATTGCAAAAAGTTGCGGACACCTGCAATTACGTTCCCATGTCACCAAGATTAAAAGATATTACTCTGCATCACTTGCAGTCCCAAACTGCTCTGCAAGAGAATGACTATGTTATAATGCGATAA
- the Grip163 gene encoding gamma-tubulin complex component 6, translating to MNLNNDTDVYGLVTELSRHILQAHRQPFQRNTRFTYEHDYKVIKYLRSKAFEILLKKADYSDLEQVDPILEIQKHVFVMKLRLRRLCDANTLERLLEELEEHTCLEAPVYSVLQLLVQLKNFNIVPEPITNIFYYGKANPAVPEIMYTTNNVSSFQIYPMECFVLSDKFEATLEPQRLQITHVMPTTVMNELHFLHGTVKSKGTIETESIDISVASDFISTHAFDTVSSQALMFSNHRFIKHLSLDPYLSREIASYDNREESKFTFSNEKGLVANNSCLLSSRSEAVIMENESLIGTWKSSDHSIVDELEYAIDGWNQEWKDTYVYDTSPFDRRTWERLGDIQCTKELGFLTDMPAASIHLVKMKQMSSLPLLSEKLMNSALLVEEIPIRDFVNDAKSMLLGIESNTFYYAHMTGFILRENISVYGVSSELLEKVCQEAINWGNCFRFLSDFITPKSQSGKFSQEGLIFKAVRTNIKELLLHYQAVLVRIFNYENNSERLLKTFQRVRPVASLITKVAKLCEPYRENQCTLREGSSIIARIYNEAVQVTNAKVALVFYSLLKSCCEVYFRFLQKWMFEGVCDDIYGEFMIKTRPQYLRNRDHKFWTKSFSIRTEGIPGFLNGLTESILQCGKTVRLLRICSTKNPVCRVCLTEQPEVKVCLSINALYEQSLRYRIYEEKGKSALGPILSLSTAIQGKKQLEKEMAEFVVRAQRDTLTRIREEREAALKKIAQTKRDFLTNLKEQCLIVEAQKKNKNRKQKKEIESYDTEFLFGSSALQENLRRIERTNILNYYENLALDIDKRHARSQWRAKRMAFYDKRVDVLTSTKQNSQDLFRKILRERDEADEVEKVKEKGEEEEEKAKAESVSVSISGSSPLTEISIPFEDENKNYSRTSCRSIVRTAFVDITTNNNNVENSFCDFLNNRKVEEESKLNDTPTRTAAIVTTDTNRLYTDSNTTVPYIKSTVVAVERPNVLNVVKIDNAAAMKSFVSKDSTWSLEGNMTPNNNEFDIRKIRIASNSNDLPRNVVDDTTDTPNERNGLETPMSCTTDNFPSSVQSPVSETHPSEDRSPIEISTTDMLSSNSRTCTKSPTAMRKDATFSDIFALQQDEPPSITTIALTETTPLTVADIELIDHTSLQAYLEKSIRIPLEVQSRLVNNAVIKYFVEENNLLLHLHSLRSYFFLLNGEFAKSLTDSLYTRLYEISLPVELFNSATLTNLLERALVNSFNSVYVNSELLGLSAINAPMQLHMSDPAALDCLSLNYKITWPLNIILDDAVMQQYGKVFKFLITSGRVSWVLQEDFNIMKRERKTLASPQYHKLQLYRHSMTQFMNALHNYLTCSVLYASWTEFEKDLENSLTLDQIYLSHVNYIKRILSRCMLNARGEKVRVCLNNIFKVILKFHNRLRSQRWTMKSTVCVHPNFKRLEQMYQAFCELRAYMAHVAFKLATSGYQPHLMHFLNALNINHLYDLTVKSYRGSSTEPSDL from the exons ATGAATCTCAACAATGATACTGATGTCTACGGTCTTGTAACCGAATTGAGTAGACATATATTGCAAGCACATCGACAGCCTTTTCAACGAAACACTCGATTTACGTATGAACATGATTATAAAGTGATCAAATATCTTCGGAGCAAGGCTtttgaaatattattgaaaaaagcTG ATTATTCGGATCTTGAACAAGTAGATCCAATACTTGAAATACAAAAGCATGTCTTTGTAATGAAGTTAAGGTTAAGGCGTTTATGCGATGCTAATACGTTGGAAAGACTACTGGAGGAACTCGAAGAGCATACTTGTTTGGAAGCACCTGTTTATTCTGTTCTACAGCTGTtagttcaattaaaaaatttcaatatcgTTCCTGAACCAATTACG aatatattttattatggcAAAGCTAATCCTGCTGTGCCTGAAATCATGTACACAACAAATAACGTATCGTCTTTCCAAATATATCCTATGGAATGTTTTGTGTTGTCGGATAAATTTGAAGCGACGTTAGAACCTCAAAGGCTACAGATTACACATGTTATGCCAACTACAGTTATGAACGAATTGCACTTTTTGCATGGAACAGTAAAGTCCAAAGGCACAATCGAAACAGAGTCTATAGA TATATCTGTTGCATCTGATTTTATATCCACCCATGCATTCGATACGGTATCCTCTCAAGCACTGATGTTTTCAAACCATCGCTTTATCAAACACCTGAGTTTGGATCCGTATTTGTCACGGGAAATAGCG TCGTACGACAACAGGGAGGAATCTAAATTTACTTTTTCTAACGAAAAGGGTCTTGTAGCAAACAATTCGTGTCTCTTGTCTTCTCGCTCGGAAGCAGTAATCATGGAAAATGAAAGTCTTATAGGTACCTGGAAGTCTTCGGATCATAGTATTGTAGATGAATTAGAGTATGCTATCGATGGTTGGAATCAGGAGTGGAAAGATACTTACGTATACGACACGTCTCCTTTCGATCGTCGTACATGGGAACGACTCGGAGATATACAATGTACGAAAGAATTAGGGTTTTTGACCGATATGCCAGCAGCTTCAATACATTtagtaaaaatgaaacaaatgagTAGTTTACCATTGCTCTCGGAAAAG CTAATGAACTCTGCGCTCCTCGTGGAAGAAATTCCAATACGAGACTTTGTGAACGACGCGAAGTCGATGTTACTTGGAATAGAGTCAAATACCTTTTACTATGCACACATG ACAGGATTCATCTTGCGAGAGAACATTAGCGTGTACGGTGTAAGCTCGGAATTATTAGAGAAAGTTTGCCAAGAAGCTATCAATTGGGGTAACTGTTTTCGATTCTTATCGGACTTTATTACGCCGAAGTCACAAAGCGGCAAGTTCTCGCAAGAGGGCCTTATATTTAAG GCTGTACGTACAAATATTAAGGAACTGCTGCTCCATTATCAAGCCGTGCTTGTAAGAATCTTTAACTATGAGAATAATTCGGAAAGGTTGCTGAAAACGTTTCAAAGAGTGCGTCCAGTGGCCAGCCTAATCACTAAAGTTGCCAAACTGTGCGAACCTTACAGAGAAAATCAATGTACGCTTCGGGAAGGAAGTAGCATTATCGCTAGAATTTATAACGAAGCGGTTCAGGTGACAAACGCGAAAGTCGCTTTGGTATTCTATTCTTTATTGAAATCTTGCTGTGAAGTTTACTTTCG GTTTCTCCAAAAATGGATGTTCGAAGGCGTATGCGACGATATTTATGGAGAGTTTATGATTAAAACGCGACCGCAATACTTACGTAACAGGGACCATAAATTTTGGACGAAAAGTTTCAGCATTCGGACAGAAGGGATTCCAGGTTTTTTAAACGGTTTAACGGAATCGATACTTCAATGTGGAAAAACCGTGCGACTTTTACGAATCTGCAGTACAAAG AATCCCGTGTGCCGTGTTTGTCTGACTGAACAACCCGAAGTGAAGGTTTGCTTGAGTATAAACGCGTTATACGAACAATCATTGAGATACCGTATTTACGAAGAGAAAGGAAAATCTGCCCTTGGTCCGATACTTTCCCTCTCCACGGCCATACAAGGTAAAAAACAACTGGAAAAGGAAATGGCCGAGTTTGTAGTTCGCGCACAACGTGATACGCTCACGAGAATCAGGG AAGAACGAGAGGCTGCGCTGAAGAAGATAGCACAAACAAAACGCGACTTCCTAACAAATTTGAAAGAACAATGTTTGATTGTCGAAGCACAGAAAAAGAATAAGAATAGAAAACagaagaaagaaattgaatCGTACGATACGGAATTTTTATTCGGAAGTAGCGCTTTGCAAGAAAATTTACGACGCATCGAACG aacaaatattttgaattacTATGAGAATCTAGCACTCGACATTGATAAACGTCACGCACGTTCTCAATGGCGTGCTAAGAGAATGGCATTCTATGATAAGAGAGTGGATGTACTAACGTCGACGAAACAAAATTCGCAGGACCTATTCAGGAAAATTCTAAGAGAAAGGGACGAAGCAGATGAAGTagaaaaagtaaaagaaaaaggagaagaagaagaagaaaaggctAAAGCTGAATCCGTTTCTGTATCCATCTCGGGATCGAGCCCTCTGACAGAAATATCAATACCGTTCGaagacgaaaataaaaattactcgaGAACATCTTGTCGAAGCATTGTTCGCACCGCATTCGTCGACATAACTACGAACAATAACAACGTAGAGAACAGTTTCTGTGATTTCTTGAACAATCGAAAAGTAGAAGAAGAGTCGAAGCTAAACGATACCCCAACCAGAACAGCGGCCATTGTTACCACGGATACCAATCGGTTATACACAGACTCGAATACAACGGTACCTTACATCAAGTCGACCGTCGTCGCCGTTGAGAGACCAAATGTCTTAAACGTTGTCAAGATCGATAATGCGGCAGCGATGAAATCGTTCGTTAGCAAAGACTCGACGTGGTCCTTGGAAGGTAATATGACGCCAAATAATAATGAATTTGACATACGAAAGATTCGGATCGCATCGAATTCGAACGATTTGCCAAGAAATGTTGTCGATGATACCACGGATACTCCGAACGAGAGAAACGGCTTGGAAACACCCATGTCTTGTACGACGGACAATTTTCCTTCATCGGTGCAAAGTCCTGTGTCGGAAACGCATCCTTCAGAGGATCGATCGCCCATCGAAATCTCAACTACCGACATGTTATCCAGTAACTCTCGTACATGTACAAAATCGCCTACCGCCATGAGAAAAGATGCAACGTTCTCCGACATATTTGCGTTGCAACAGGACGAACCGCCTTCCATCACTACCATCGCGTTAACGGAAACAACTCCTTTAACCGTTGCCGACATCGAACTGATCGATCACACTTCCCTCCAAGCTTATCTGGAGAAATCGATTCGTATTCCTCTCGAAGTGCAGAGCCGACTCGTTAACAATGCCGTTATCAAATACTTCGTGGAGGAAAATAATTTACTATTGCACTTGCACAGCCTAAGAAGTTACTTCTTCTTGTTGAACGGAGAATTCGCCAAGAGCTTGACAGATTCGCTGTACACCCGTCTGTACGAGATCTCGTTACCGGTTGAATTATTTAATTCGGCCACGTTAACGAATCTGCTAGAACGAGCCCTAGTTAATTCGTTCAATAGCGTTTACGTAAACTCGGAACTTCTCGGCCTATCGGCGATAAACGCACCGATGCAGTTACAT ATGTCCGATCCAGCTGCATTGGACTGTCTTTCGCTGAATTACAAGATAACTTGGCCGTTGAATATTATACTCGACGACGCGGTTATGCAACAATACGGTAAAGTATTTAAATTTCTAATAACAAGCGGCCGGGTATCATGGGTGTTACAAGAAGATTTCAATATCATGAAGAGAGAACGGAAAACACTCGCGTCGCCACAATATCATAAG TTGCAGCTCTACAGACATTCGATGACGCAGTTTATGAACGCGTTGCATAATTATTTAACGTGTAGCGTCTTATACGCTAGTTGGACTGAATTTGAGAAAGatttagaaaattctttgaCCCTGGATCAAATATATTTGTCGCATGTAAATTACATAAAACGAATACTTTCGAG ATGTATGCTCAATGCTCGTGGTGAAAAAGTACGCgtatgtttaaacaatatatttaaagTTATCTTGAAATTTCACAATAGATTACGATCTCAAAGATGGACCATGAAATCTACGGTATGCGTACATCCCAATTTTAAGAGACTAGAACAAATGTATCAAGCGTTTTGCGAATTACGCGCATACATGGCGCATGTTGCGTTTAAATTAGCTACTAGCGGTTATCAGCCACATTtaatgcattttttaaatgccCTTAACATAAATCATTTATACGACTTAACTGTAAAATCTTATCGCGGTTCTTCAACGGAACCTTCAGACTTATGA